A region of the Leopardus geoffroyi isolate Oge1 chromosome C2, O.geoffroyi_Oge1_pat1.0, whole genome shotgun sequence genome:
actatcatttgggaaaatatttgctcTCAAAGGAGACATGAAGGAAGAAGAATGTGTAtgataagaaaagcaaaactgaaaatgtTATACAGGTCAGTGAGTCTTGGCAACAagtatgttttaagtttttaatttatttacattttactccTTGAACAAACTGAAGCAATTGAGTGActaataatttgaaattatattacaaagaacTATTCGCTCAAGAAGAGTATACTTGAAAAAAACACGTTGGCATAACTTTACGAAAGAACAATACCCTTTAAAAATCTACCTGTATAGAAGGGGAttttgaagaaatgggaaaaacaaatcCATGTAGAATTTGGGCTCTCATTCACAAATACCTAACTTCTGCCAAGAATTGTttgatctaggggcgcctgggtggctcagtcagttgaacgcccgacttcagctcaggtcatgatctcacagtccgtgagttccagccccacgtcaggctttgtgctgacagctcagagcctggagcctgcttcggattctgtgtctccctctctctctgcccctccctcactcacactgtctctctctgtctctcaaaaatgaataaatgttaaaaaaaaaaaaaaaagaattgtttaatCTAAATTTGGTTGTACCTCAAGGGAGAAACATTTCTTTCTAACTCACTCTGAATCCTTAGTTTCGAGTCAGACTGACTGACAGGATGAAAAAGTCCTCAAGAAGAGATTGGGACCCTTCTCGTCATTCTAGGTCAGCTCTCTGGAGAGTAAGAAATTTGCAGTTACCAGAAATCAGGAGTAAGTTTCAAGTAAGAATTTAAGTAGTTCAGGTAATATTGGGAGGTGCCAACAAGTGTCGGTGGTCGAGAAAATGTGACAGGacgggggtacctgggtggctcagtcggttaagtgtctgacccttcattttggctcaggtcatgatcccaagaatgtgggatcaagccccatgttgggctctgtgctgagcgtagagtctgcttaagattctctctctttctgggggcctgggtgactcagtaggttgggcTCTtaatttcaattcaggtcatgatctcatggtttgtgagtttgagtcccacatcaggctctgcactgacagcgtggaaccagcttgggactctctttctctctctctctctctctctctctgccactccccccccccataaataaataaatattttttaaaaaagattctctctctttcccctgcccctgtcctctgctcatgctctcttgctctctaaaataagaaaggaagaaaggaaaaaggaagaaaggaaggaagaaagaaaatgtgacaggACAGGAACACAAATCaatgtcaaaagaaaatatattgaattgAGAATTATTCCTGGCTGCTAAGGGTTGGAGGTGGGTGCATattaattataaacataattACAGAAAGTAAGGAATATTTACTGAGACCCTGCTATTTGTCAGGCCCACGAATAAAGGCTTTATtctaatgacttcatttaatcGACTTTACTCGGTAGAAACCATTTTATAATGAGGAAAGAAGCTCATATTAAACAACTTGCCAAAGTACACACGGTGGTGAGAGTGCGAAATCTGTTTGTCTTCAAAGCTTATATTTCCATAGGGACGCCAACTATATGCAAGAGTTAGGTTAGTGGAATTCTAGAAATGCACCCTAGTCGAGATTAGAGAATACAGAAACCCTGCTTTGCAGACCTCAGAAGGCACTAGGAAATCTGACTTAGAGTGTGTTTGTGACGGTAAACAGTAGCTTTTTGATCCTCTGGTGCGTAAAGGAGCTTATAAATATCTATTCATGGAGAAACTGGGCTTGGGAGATAGCTACAACTCATCTGACACGGGGAGAGGGTCTTCCAGTGAAACTGATCTTCTGTAAACTGCAGGGCCGTGGGGAAGGTTGTCTGGGCCCCCCCGGTAAGGatgagagctgggatttgagacGTCTTGCTGATCCTATTTGGGGTCTCAGAGCCTGGGCCTAGCAAACCAGCACTGCTGAGAATATCAAACTAATCAACATTTATAGAGGGCACTGTGCTAAATCCAGAGCTAAGTACTGGGGATACATTGATACCTCAAGGAGCTTAAACAACAGAGGAGGtacacaagagaaagaaatgactcatgcttcatgttagccattctggccgCTTTACTGATTCTCAGACAGGAAAAGTCCAACAGGCTTCAGTTTCAGGTCCCTGTCTTGAATGTCCCTCTTCTTTCAGCACAGCCCAGCTACTGTCCTTACCACCTTTAACTCTTTGTTCAAGTTtcactttctaaaaaattaagGACTAATTTAGttacaggtgtacaacataatgattggaTATTTGTGTAAACAATCACAATAAGTCTATAATGTCCATCCTCACACAAAGTTATCGTTCTTTGTCtcctgatgagaacttttaagatctactctcttagcaactttctttttttttaatttttatttctcttatttattaaaaaaattttttttaacatttatttatttttgagacacagagagagagagagagagcatgagcaggggaggggtagagagagggggggacacagaatctgaagtaggctccagactctgagctgttagcacagagcccgacgcggggctggaactcaccaaccttgagatcatgacctgagccgaagtcggacgcttaaccgactgagccacccaggcgcccctcttagcaactttcatgTATGCAATACACATGCTACCCTGCAGTCACCATGCTGGACGCTGTACCCCCAGGTCCTACGTATCCCACCTTCTGGCTGGGGCCTGAGTTGATGgccctatttacaattgcacctcctctttccccttcaccACTTGACACTCCAGCTCCCTTAAtctgccttatttttctccatagcacacGTCATTTCTAATATTCTAGAAATGTTGTTTAAGTTTGTTTCCCTCATTAAATAGAAGTGATCGCCATGGCAGTGATCTTGTTTTATTTAGCTACTTCTTCAGACATACCTCAAGCATCCAGAAGAATATCTGACATATAGCAAGCACTCAGTGATGTTGGTTGAATTAAAGTGGACTGAACCTGTGCCCCATTCAGCACGGTATACCACGTACTGGTAACAGAGAAGAGCGTGGAAAACTTCTGGGGGAGCACGCAAGTCAGGGAAGGTTTAGTGCTAAAAGTATGTATTAGCTAGAATTTAGAGATGGATGGGAATTGTTCATGCAGAAAGTGGGTAGGAAAAATACTGCAAGCAAAGGGAACATCATATACAAAGATGTGGGGGTGGCAATAGAATGGAATATGTGAGGGCCAGCCCGGAAGAGGAATGTGACCAGACCAGACTATTGAATGTCTGCGAAGGAAGACAAGATGTCAGTTACTGTAGGGAAAGATAGGGTGCAGGCTCCCTTTCTCTTGGCACCCcagattcattttcttctctgagctTTAGGAGGCTGACCCCTGACTTCTGTCACCAGTTTCTGGTGGGAGTCACGGCAAGGAAAGTGGCAGGTATGGAGAAAGGTCACCGTATTTATTCCTGTCTGTCTCCTCCTTGCTGGGCTACAGTCCTGGAAGTGGCTGCAACTTTTTTGTGACCATAGAGCCCATCGGGAGGGCCCTCCTTCAAGGCTCCAGTCCCTTTTAGGCCCGTGGGTAATGATGGCTTTCTACTCTCGCTTGTCCTTGGGTGCCCTAGCACCCCTTCTTGGTTCTCTTAACCCTTGATCCTTTGTTGAAAAGCTTTTTCGAAAAATCCCAGCTGTGTGAATGCAGCCTGATTCCTGCAGAATGTGCCAGCTAGAGCGAAGAAAGCAGAAGTCAGTGCAGACCGGCAGCTGAGCAGCTGCAGTCAGCATGACCCCCTCCATCAGGCAGATGGAGTCCAGACGTTCTGGTACCAGGCAACTGACAACTAGAGACCCAATATTGAGGAAGTGTCTGAACAGTAGGCAGGCTTTTGGACACAGGTCGACCTCTTCTGAAGTGAAGCTTATTTACATGCATCCTGTCCACAACTCAAACTGGTCTTAATACGTGTGCTGAGGGCAAGCCCGCTCTGAACAGAAGCTCGAGATGATCAACACACACCTTGCTTAGCAAACAAAATCCCAGGCTCCCCGAACTAGACGTTCTGCGCGAGTGCGTACAGCCTTCCCAGTTGCTTGTTGATTCGATGAATGAACTTGGCGCTAGGCAGAGAACGCTGGGGCAAGCCCCGGCAGCAGACAGCTCCTGGAGGTGGAATGCTACCTTTCCTCCATGGCACGGCGGTCCGGACCCATCCTGGCCGCAGCTGCCACCCAACGGGCCCTGGGCTCAGCTTCTGCTTCGGATCTGCGCGAACAGGGAAAGGCAGAGCCGGCAGCGCCCTgaacaaaccagaaaaacagCCCTCTTCTGCTCTGCTCGCGAGCCCACGTAGGCGCGGCGGCTCTACCCCGGCGGGGGCCAGGGGCGCCTCCCCTTCGCCAgtgccgccccgccccgcccgccgcccgagGTCGGCCCCGCCGCGCCCGCGGGGGGCGGAGTGTGAGCTCGCCGGGAGGCCGCTCTGGACTCTGCACCCCTACGTGTGTGCGCCCTACTTCCCGCGTGTCAGCCGTCCTCTGCCTGCCCATGGAAGGGGCCGGATCCCCATCGACGGGGGAAGAGCTGGAGCTCTCGGTGCTCGGGGGGCAGCCCGACGAGCAGAAGCCTCTCAACGGAACCGTCCAGGTCATCCCTCTCTCGGTCGAGGAGCCCCGCGCAGCCCAGGTAAGGCCTGCTGGGCTCCCGGGGCGGTGTCGGAGCGCGCTCTGAGCCCGGCTGTGGGCCCGAACCCAGGCTGGCACCCTCCCAGTTGCGCGTTTCCAGCCACCTCTCCCCGCATCGCGGACGCGGAGCGCTGGTGGTGCGCGCTGGGATCTACTGAATGGAGCGGATTCCGGAGTGCGCTCTAGCCGGAGCCGGCCGGAGTCCCTGCGACCCCTCTGGCCCCTCCGACCGCCATGGAACTTGAGGAATCCTACCCCGGAGGTGTGTGGCTCCTGtcttcagagagagaatccccaaggaGAGAGGTGGTTTAAAAAGGTTCCGTAACTTtaaattcagtgtgtgtgtgtgtgtgtgtgtgtgtgtgtgtgtgtgtgtgttgtgttttccAAGTAAGGAGAACTCGAGCGATAG
Encoded here:
- the CC2H3orf52 gene encoding TPA-induced transmembrane protein isoform X5, whose translation is MNLALGRERWGKPRQQTAPGGGMLPFLHGTAVRTHPGRSCHPTGPGLSFCFGSARTGKGRAGSALNKPEKQPSSALLASPRRRGGSTPAGARGASPSPVPPRPARRPRSAPPRPRGAECELAGRPLWTLHPYVCAPYFPRVSRPLPAHGRGRIPIDGGRAGALGARGAARRAEASQRNRPGHPSLGRGAPRSPATYIDEDENEILELSSNKTFLVELKIPEDCVTEEELPHQLRKREGSHRRRFLLGHPRVCFWVLSSQMCTVHPRL
- the CC2H3orf52 gene encoding TPA-induced transmembrane protein isoform X6, whose translation is MNLALGRERWGKPRQQTAPGGGMLPFLHGTAVRTHPGRSCHPTGPGLSFCFGSARTGKGRAGSALNKPEKQPSSALLASPRRRGGSTPAGARGASPSPVPPRPARRPRSAPPRPRGAECELAGRPLWTLHPYVCAPYFPRVSRPLPAHGRGRIPIDGGRAGALGARGAARRAEASQRNRPGHPSLGRGAPRSPATYIDEDENEILELSSNKTFLVELKIPEDCVTEEELPHQLRKRNEAVDTCLYLKAVLH
- the CC2H3orf52 gene encoding TPA-induced transmembrane protein isoform X4; translation: MNLALGRERWGKPRQQTAPGGGMLPFLHGTAVRTHPGRSCHPTGPGLSFCFGSARTGKGRAGSALNKPEKQPSSALLASPRRRGGSTPAGARGASPSPVPPRPARRPRSAPPRPRGAECELAGRPLWTLHPYVCAPYFPRVSRPLPAHGRGRIPIDGGRAGALGARGAARRAEASQRNRPGHPSLGRGAPRSPATYIDEDENEILELSSNKTFLVELKIPEDCVTEEELPHQLRKRLTDVYSSSPSLSRYFTSVEITDFRMKRWIHVCI
- the CC2H3orf52 gene encoding TPA-induced transmembrane protein isoform X3, whose amino-acid sequence is MNLALGRERWGKPRQQTAPGGGMLPFLHGTAVRTHPGRSCHPTGPGLSFCFGSARTGKGRAGSALNKPEKQPSSALLASPRRRGGSTPAGARGASPSPVPPRPARRPRSAPPRPRGAECELAGRPLWTLHPYVCAPYFPRVSRPLPAHGRGRIPIDGGRAGALGARGAARRAEASQRNRPGHPSLGRGAPRSPATYIDEDENEILELSSNKTFLVELKIPEDCVTEEELPHQLRKRLTDVYSSSPSLSRYFTSVEITDFRISMIRECPVVRLWGLIQHPSCSTNEAVDTCLYLKAVLH
- the CC2H3orf52 gene encoding TPA-induced transmembrane protein isoform X2; the protein is MNLALGRERWGKPRQQTAPGGGMLPFLHGTAVRTHPGRSCHPTGPGLSFCFGSARTGKGRAGSALNKPEKQPSSALLASPRRRGGSTPAGARGASPSPVPPRPARRPRSAPPRPRGAECELAGRPLWTLHPYVCAPYFPRVSRPLPAHGRGRIPIDGGRAGALGARGAARRAEASQRNRPGHPSLGRGAPRSPATYIDEDENEILELSSNKTFLVELKIPEDCVTEEELPHQLRKRLTDVYSSSPSLSRYFTSVEITDFSENATVAYHLQFGVPSEDDSFMKYMMSKELVLGILLQDLHDQRVSGCETLGLDPASLLLYE
- the CC2H3orf52 gene encoding TPA-induced transmembrane protein isoform X1; translation: MNLALGRERWGKPRQQTAPGGGMLPFLHGTAVRTHPGRSCHPTGPGLSFCFGSARTGKGRAGSALNKPEKQPSSALLASPRRRGGSTPAGARGASPSPVPPRPARRPRSAPPRPRGAECELAGRPLWTLHPYVCAPYFPRVSRPLPAHGRGRIPIDGGRAGALGARGAARRAEASQRNRPGHPSLGRGAPRSPATYIDEDENEILELSSNKTFLVELKIPEDCVTEEELPHQLRKRLTDVYSSSPSLSRYFTSVEITDFSSENATVAYHLQFGVPSEDDSFMKYMMSKELVLGILLQDLHDQRVSGCETLGLDPASLLLYE